The following are from one region of the Nicotiana tabacum cultivar K326 chromosome 3, ASM71507v2, whole genome shotgun sequence genome:
- the LOC142178893 gene encoding uncharacterized protein LOC142178893 — protein MVPKDRKEYNDIDRKAVEKNYGAKKILVCGIGPDEYNRVSACDTAKEIWEVLQTAHEGTTQVKQSKIDILTTEYELFRMKDDESIQDMHTRFTSIINELYSLGDIIPRNKLKENPKCSTWFLGK, from the coding sequence ATGGTGCCGAAAGACAGAAAAGAGTACAACGACATTGACAGAAAAGCCGTCGAAAAGAACTATGGCGCCAAGAAAATCTTGGTGTGTGGCATAGGACCCGATGAGTACAACAGAGTCTCAGCTTGTGATACTGctaaagaaatatgggaagtatTGCAAACCGCACATGAAGGGACTACTCAGGTTAAACAGTCCAAGATCGATATACTCACCACAGAGTATGAGCTCtttaggatgaaggatgatgagtctataCAGGATATGCATAccagattcacctccatcataaatgagctttaTTCACTTGGAGATATtattcccagaaacaagcttAAGGAAAATCCTAAGTGTTCTACCTGGTTCTTGGGAAAGTAA
- the LOC107826374 gene encoding beta-glucuronosyltransferase GlcAT14B-like codes for MKKLKTYYLHLRHPTTMERKWIFPLAIGSIVSLFLLFLTTLTSPDGTPLLPLYRYYSSYSAAANVFVESKLKPLPISAVPPPPRFAYLISGSAGDGNMTKRTLQALYHPNNQYVVHLDAESSPEERLDLRNYVTNHPIFNKFKNVRMITKANLVTYRGPTMVANTLHAAAILLKEGGEWDWFINLSASDYPLVTQDDLLHTFSYLPRDLNFIDHTSKIGWKEFQRAKPIIIDPGLYMTKKADVFWITQRRSVPTAFKLFTGSAWMALSRPFIDFCVWGWDNLPRTVLMYYANFISSPEGYFHTVVCNAQEFRNTTVNSDLHFISWDNPPKQHPHYLTLDDMQRMVDSNAPFARKFPREDPVLDKIDSELLFRGKGMLVPGGWCVGSRKNGTDPCSVTGNITVLRPTAGAKRLEKLIGSLLSNENFRSNQCI; via the exons ATGAAGAAGCTCAAAACCTATTATTTACACCTTAGACACCCAACAACAATGGAGCGGAAGTGGATCTTTCCACTTGCTATAGGCTCCATTGtttccctttttctcttattcCTCACAACCCTAACTTCACCGGACGGCACTCCTTTATTACCCCTTTATCGCTACTACTCTTCCTATTCAGCCGCCGCCAATGTCTTTGTCGAATCAAAGCTTAAACCTTTACCTATCTCCGCCGTTCCTCCGCCGCCGCGTTTTGCTTATTTAATCTCCGGCTCCGCTGGCGACGGCAACATGACGAAGCGAACCCTTCAAGCTCTGTACCACCCGAATAACCAGTACGTTGTGCATCTCGATGCTGAGTCTTCACCCGAGGAGCGGCTCGATCTGCGTAATTATGTGACTAATCACCCGATTTTTAACAAATTTAAGAATGTGCGGATGATTACTAAAGCTAATCTGGTTACTTACCGGGGCCCCACTATGGTTGCGAATACCCTTCACGCTGCTGCCATTTTGCTTAAGGAAGGTGGTGAATGGGATTGGTTCATTAACCTCAGTGCTTCTGATTACCCACTTGTTACTCAAGATG ATCTGCTTCATACATTTTCGTATTTGCCCCGGGATCTTAACTTCATTGATCACACAAGTAAAATTGGCTGGAAGGA GTTTCAAAGGGCAAAGCCGATTATTATTGATCCGGGATTGTACATGACTAAAAAGGCAGATGTTTTCTGGATTACACAGAGAAGAAGTGTGCCAACAGCTTTTAAGCTTTTTACTG GGTCTGCTTGGATGGCCCTTTCTCGCCCTTTCATTGATTTCTGCGTATGGGGATGGGACAACTTGCCCCGGACCGTTCTTATGTACTATGCAAATTTCATCTCTTCTCCAGAAGGCTATTTCCATACTGTCGTTTGTAATGCTCAGGAGTTCCGCAACACTACAGTAAACAGTGATCTTCACTTTATATCATGGGATAACCCTCCAAAGCAACACCCACATTACCTTACACTTGATGACATGCAAAGGATGGTTGACAGTAATGCTCCTTTTGCAAGAAAGTTCCCTAGGGAAGATCCGGTGCTTGACAAAATTGATTCTGAACTCCTATTTAGAGGTAAAGGCATGCTTGTTCCAGGTGGGTGGTGCGTTGGAAGTCGGAAGAATGGGACAGATCCTTGCTCTGTTACAGGTAATATCACCGTCCTCAGACCTACTGCAGGGGCAAAGAGGTTGGAGAAGTTGATAGGATCGCTCTTATCGAATGAGAATTTCCGGTCCAACCAGTGCATATAG